A stretch of the Manis pentadactyla isolate mManPen7 chromosome 16, mManPen7.hap1, whole genome shotgun sequence genome encodes the following:
- the LOC118907263 gene encoding 60S ribosomal protein L23a-like, which produces MSLFKKMVPKAKKEAPAPPKAEAKAKALKAKKAVLKGVHTHKKKICTSPTFRRPQTLHRQRQPKYPQKSAPRRNKLDHYAIIKNPLTTKSAMKKIDDNSTLVFIVDVKANKHQIQQAVKKLYDIDVAKVNTDQA; this is translated from the coding sequence ATGTCCCTTTTTAAGAAGATGGTGCCGAAAGCTAAGAAGGAAGCTCCTGCCCCTCCCAAAGctgaagcaaaagcaaaagcTTTGAAGGCCAAGAAAGCTGTGCTGAAAGGCGTCCACACCCACAAAAAAAAGATCTGCACGTCACCTACCTTCCGACGGCCCCAGACACTGCATCGCCAAAGGCAGCCCAAATACCCTCAAAAGAGTGCCCCCAGGAGAAACAAGCTTGACCACTATGCCATCATCAAGAACCCCCTGACCACCAAGTCAGCCATGAAGAAGATAGACGACAACAGTACACTTGTGTTCATTGTGGATGTCAAGGCCAACAAGCACCAGATCCAACAGGCTGTGAAGAAGCTCTATGACATTGATGTGGCCAAGGTCAACACTGATCAGGCCTGA